In Eriocheir sinensis breed Jianghai 21 chromosome 30, ASM2467909v1, whole genome shotgun sequence, the following are encoded in one genomic region:
- the LOC127005701 gene encoding uncharacterized protein LOC127005701 — protein MLGVAEYPLRPAAWGGRGGRRAPCRCYLPPSWPVYRLQRVVSAALCLLAVLLLCLLALVLLQAAPASPRVRGGAGALRRAGPGLGGAEDDDYSDSGLDEYEYEDEEDEEELVMSQDYEDESEDGREYEDNPVFDMNYFDFSIKEGAPPPPRQEDEAFRTPALVWSWPRLALPPRRLAGRGGLELVRDGVLFSQRLEARLEDQGFSDAEVGRLLGQLRRRDVVELRDPSWERCGRPKNQWLLLAGGAAACARYRYPDDHLLLGEVLSFYLARLLRLRRVPPAALARPDQPRWAAAAPQMERAGWGAAPVVVLTPWLPDLERDHMPASLRYALATNTTLGLTADQGEDEEDEEAEDRKGPQENNEEEENWGEGDERRMNSGLKRTGVGGEGVENNEVKEEGERKVEEEKRRAEKEEEKGGRVEEEKRKLEKKEEKGKVEEERKGETEEGGKEKEGREGDRLNPQRPPSLQEASEGELLRLLQWSDLLVFDFLTANYDRVAYMLDAAGGEEARQEALKGTVHNLVRNKATGGLWLLDNESGLVDGFNLLYGRGDPAQATRFAAFHSRLLRAMCVFRRATVEAVMALDAHPRPHELLVEFAKENEPLFGLLPDPLQEGRFLYRLKERLQEVKAWVGECARRAARTWKGRRGRGEGG, from the exons ATGCTGGGCGTCGCCGAGTACCCCCTCCGCCCCGCCGCCTGGGGGGGCCGGGGGGGTCGCCGTGCCCCCTGCCGCTGCTACCTGCCGCCGTCGTGGCCGGTGTACCGCCTGCAGCGGGTGGTGAGCGCCGCGCTGTGCCTGCTGGCGGTGCTGTTGCTGTGCCTGCTGGCACTGGTGCTTCTGCAGGCCGCGCCCGCCTCGCCCAGGGTGCGCGGCGGGGCGGGGGCCCTGCGGCGGGCCGGGCCGGGGCTGGGCGGCGCCGAGGATGACGACTACAGCGACAGCGGCCTCGACGAGTACGagtacgaggacgaggaggacgaggaggagctggTGATGAGCCAGGACTACGAGGACGAGAGCGAGGACGGCCGCGAGTACGAGGACAACCCGGTGTTCGACATGAACTACTTCGACTTCTCCATCAAGGAGggtgcgccgccgccgccgcgtcaGGAGGACGAGGCTTTCCGCACGCCGGCGCTGGTGTGGTCGTGGCCGCGCCTGGCGCTGCCGCCGCGCCGCCTGGCGGGCCGCGGCGGCCTGGAGCTGGTGCGGGACGGCGTCTTGTTCTCGCAGCGGCTGGAGGCGCGGCTCGAGGACCAAGGCTTCTCGGACGCCGAGGTGGGCCGCCTGTTGGGCCAGCTGCGGCGCCGCGACGTGGTGGAGCTGCGGGACCCCAGCTGGGAGCGCTGCGGCAGGCCCAAGAACCAGTGGCTGCTGCTGGCGGGCGGCGCCGCGGCCTGCGCCAGGTACAG gtacCCCGACGACCACCTGCTACTGGGCGAGGTGCTCAGCTTCTACCTGGCGCGGCTACTGAGGCTGCGCCGCGTGCCGCCCGCCGCCCTGGCCCGCCCCGACCAGCCGCGCtgggccgccgccgccccccagaTGGAGCGAGCCGGTTGGGGCGCCGCTCCCGTGGTTGTGCTGACCCCCTGGCTGCCGGACCTCGAACG TGACCACATGCCGGCCAGTCTCCGCTACGCCCTGGCCACCAACACCACGCTGGGGCTGACGGCGGACcagggagaagacgaggaggacgaggaggctgaAGATCGCAAAGGGCCgcaagaaaataatgaggaggaagaaaactggggcgaaggagatgagaggagaatgaACAGTGGACTAAAAAGAACTGGAGTAGGCGGCGAAGGAGTGGAAAACaacgaagtgaaggaagaaggagaaagaaaagtggaagaagagaaaagaagagcggagaaggaagaagagaaaggaggaagagtagaggaagagaaaagaaaactagagaagaaagaagaaaaaggaaaagtggaagaagaaagaaagggagagacagaggaaggaggaaaagaaaaggaggggagggagggggacagaCTCAACCCCCAAAGGCCCCCATCGCTACAGGAGGCGTCTGAGGGGGAGCTGCTACGCCTTCTACAGTGGAGCGACCTGCTGGTGTTTGACTTCCTGACGGCGAACTACGACCGCGTTGCTTACATGCTGGACGCCGCCGGGggggaggaggcgaggcaggAGGCGCTGAAGGGGACCGTGCATAACCTG GTCCGCAACAAGGCCACTGGCGGTCTCTGGCTTCTGGACAACGAATCCGGGCTCGTCGACGGCTTCAACCTACTGTATGGCCGCGGCGACCCTGCGCAGGCCACTCGCTTCGCCGCCTTCCACTCCAGACTCCTGCGGGCCATGTGTGTCTTCCGCAGGGCCACCGTGGAGGCTGTCATGGCCCTGGACGCCCACCCGAGGCCCCACGAGCTGCTGGTGGAGTTCGCGAAGGAAAATGAACCGCTCTTTGGACTCCTGCCAGACCCGTTGCAAGAGGGAAGGTTCTTGTATCGTCTGAAGGAAAGGCTGCAGGAGGTGAAGGCGTGGGTGGGGGAGTGTGCGAGGCGTGCGGCAAGGACGTGGAAGGGGAGGCGTGGGCGAGGTGAAggcgggtga